The Onthophagus taurus isolate NC chromosome 6, IU_Otau_3.0, whole genome shotgun sequence region aaacaaaaaaaaaactactaAAAGATCTCGTTATTTACAACAATATAAAACGCTTTcctatttttcattttcaccACCATCTTAAGGCACTAAACTccttttgtttgtttattctCTTTTCATATCAATCGtattttcttgtaataatGGGAAATCTTACTATTCGCAATTGATTCGCGTAATCGCATACAACTGAATCTCGCAACATCAAAAGATTATTAACAAGAACTAGTGGAGATCGCCCAAGGACAATGTGTCGGATGACTTCCGTTGTACGAACGTCATAAATAACTAAACTACTCGAACGAGCCGTCACCACCAAATGCGGACTTAACATTTGTACTTGGCTcgtaaaagaattttgaacATAAATTGTATTCAATAAATGACCTTGAAATCGTTCCCAAACACATATTCTTTCGTCAGTACCCAAAGAAATCACATAACTTGCCGAATAAGTTAATGAAGTTACTGAACCATCATGGGCTTGTATACTAAACATACAAGtacctaaaaaaattgatgtaatCGAATTGTATGTTTGAGCCTAAAATTACCTGTTAATAAATCCCAAATACACAACATTCCATCTTGAGATCCACTTCCAGAAGTTCCTGGACTTACTCTATCAATAAACAAACAAGTTATTGGTCCGCAATGCCCATGTAAAGTATACAAAGGCGTCCCATCCTCCAAcctaaaaacttttaatgtaTGATCTTGACTTCCAGTTAAAATGCGACCTCCCTCGCAGTCCAAACATGTTATTGGTTGTTGATGTGCTTTCGCACAAAGTACTTTAAAACATCTCATATCCTCTTTTGCGTTTTCAGAGAtttgaataacatttttagcGTCGCTAATTGATCCCGTAGAACCAGTTCGAATATGAGTTCTTCTATAAGCACAAGAAAAATTCCAATCGATCGCTCTACCTTGATTATAACTTTGCAATTGTAAAAAATCGATTGTTCCATGTAACCTAGCGGCGATAACTCTCGATCCGATCATTTTAACCGAGGTCACCCCACCGTTTTCAGaatcatcttcataaatatatttaaattttcctgTTGTCCCTTCCCAAAATTCTAATCTCCCATCAGCGCATCCAATCACAACCAAATTATCGAGAAAATCCATACACCAAATAggtgaaaatttatattttttaataaaaacggcGTTTTTCTCATTCTTTTCGTCGATTTGTATTAAGTTTTCGCAACTTAAACTTGTATCTTCGTCTCGGTATTGTTCCGTTTGTCTTAACCAAGATAACGCTTTGTTAtgactttgaaaattttgtggtCGTTCAGAGTATAAAAGCCGATAGTCTTCGCCGAAATCGAAACGTTCCGATTGATTATCGGAAACTCGCTTGTATAGAGCATTCgagaaatttaaacaaatcttaTCTTTCAAACTGGGAAATTGTAATAAACTACTTTCGCGTGATGGTGGTGAACTTGATTCATAATCGGAAATGTTATTATCATCGCAATCTTCTATTGTATTGCTACGTTGTTTACGaaagaaactaaaattaaaattaatttaatttaataaaaataaagtaggatttaatttacaaatttcgaTCGATGGTTGATTGTAATTCTCCAGTAACTGAATCCCAAACTTTTAATTGCCCCCCAAGACAACTACTAACAACGCTCGTCCCATCAGTTGCTAAACACTCAACTTCTTGAAGATGTCCTTTTAAAACGATTGGAACAACTTCTAACATAACGGGAACATCGGCTGCTTCGTCCGTTTTTTCTTTTGTCCATGAAGTGCGCCATTCGGCGTAATTTCGCGAACACACTGTTTTATAAAGAACCACAACGATATACGCCAAAACGGTGATGCTTATTATAGCGAggattgttattaaaaatatttccattGGTGATGTTGGATAAAGTGGTCTTTCAGATTGTGGGaggttatttaaatttgaggcACCCTctatacacaaaaaaatttaataaaacatcattgaattaaaaaaatgttttacctGAGAAATCGATTGGATCTAAAGCAGCTGCTAAAGAGTTccattcaaatttttgattcttttctttaggatttcttaataataaagCTCGTTCGGGCGGAATCGCATGTGAAATAGTAATCGGAGGTAAAATAGCAATGTGTTTTCCGCTTAACGAAACATTATACTTCAACAAAATCGATGACCAATGTTGTGTAGATAATTTCAACCAAGGTGAATACTCCGAATGTAATAACTTTTGTAATTCTTCCGTGTTATTAAGTAGATAACTTAAAGAATGTTGAGCAAttgattcttttaaaaacGAAGCATTTCTCGATTTAATCaaaggattaaaattaattggagTCGAATTTTTTTGATCTTTCACCCCATTATTTTCAGTGATAtccataaaataatatttcattaatcCAGAGTTATATAAAATCATACTAATCCAAGCTATCATTAATATCATAAAAGAACGTTGAAAGAATCTCGTTCTCGCCCAAATATTCACTAATCTAACTCGTTTagggatttttttttcgtaattATGAACAACGTTGGCATGATGTACGTTTAATCTCGGATGAGATTTCGATCGAATCAATCCTTTAACAGGAGCTATATTATTCAAAGcagttttttcaaaactattttgatacaaattatTTCGAAAATCAGTTTTTTCCGACGAACTTTCCATTCGTCTCGTATCAATTCCCAAAATggttgaaaaaaataacatttgtaAGAAAAAATCTGATATTAAAGCGACGATTCCAAAGATACAAAATTCTTGAATAAACggaataaaagtaaataaaccaattgttaaaattgttatttcgAGCAGTAAATTTTTCGTTATCGACCATCCTTCTTTACTTAATCCTTGAgctattcttatttttatatctaaatgTTCGGGTGTCGAAACAACACTTTTTGTTAAAACCAAAACGTTTTCTACACCAACTATTATCACTAAATAGGGAAATATTTGTTTTGCCATTGACGATAATGTTAATCCGAAGAAAAAACAAAGTCCGAATGTCATGCTTATACTTGTTTGTACTGTTACAATTACAGAGAAAGCCATCCCTAACCTCGATTTAATCACTTCCATTTTACGAACTGAATAgtaatagtaaaaaaatactaaaaataaagCTACAACAAACGGGAGGTATTCGTAGAAATTTACATCGCCGGGATattgaattataaaagttgaatTTATGTTGATATCACTGGTTATACTTTGGTTTAGGTTTTGGTGTAACGGATAATTTAATTGTAGTTTCGAACGTAAACCGGTTACATAtctaaaaagcaaaataaataaataaaattttatcttggAATTATCAACTTACGTTTCGTCGTATTCTTTAAGAAATAAGGTGATTGCATATTGAAGAATTCGTCTCCGATTTCGTAAAGGGTACCTTTTTATTCCCGTATCTGATAAATGCATTCCAAATAACATGTCCGCTAAAGAACTTTTACCTTTTTGCAATGTCTACAAGagttaaaattgttatattgtttgtttaattaagacaattaaaaagatttaaattaaaccctCTCCAACCACAATGATGTGATCCTATTGCAATATCTAACAAcgacattttaaatcaattaagtaAAACAACATCATTAATTACTAAATTGAACACTCAGTATTTTCATTTGACTGTTAGACAGTGAGGACGCaaacaaatttgtaaaaaatgtgtttttgtaTATGCGTTTTCGCATCTTGTGTACAGAAAAGTAGAGGTAAATGATTTTGAACTAGTAATACTGCTAGTGCTAGTTCAATTAATACCAACAGCGAAGCTTGCGCACTTATATCATTAAACTTTATGGGAAGTATATTAACAAATGAATCAAGGATTTTGACTACTTGCAAATTATACAACGCAAGCTATTAAGTACCTTAGCCTTCCCACGAAGATGCAGAGAGAAGAAAATAAGGCTAATCTTCAGAAGACAGAAGAAGCACCAATACAGAAAATAATTCACAAGGCATTCAAAGATCTGAAGCAAATAAGTGAGAGGCCACTAAGACTTCACTTCGCACTTCGCAATTTTATGGCTATAAAAGACTGGGATAAAATAGACAGACTAATAACCATACTTAAATCAGCGAtactaaaatcaaatttaacaaTCAACGAAAATTGGTGCAGAAATGAAGAGAATAtccaaaagaaaatcaaatgaACTAGGATAAAAGTAATGTGATGATATGTACAggctggttcaaattcgatgtccgaataggctaacttggaaactataagagttagaaaaaaagtagcttacatgtcatgatctcgtttttcaagaaactgctaatgccgaaaacctcaaagcgctatcttggttattattataggtggagtattataactaagacattatatggaaacttttttacaaagaattccatgacgtagtcaaaaaaaattttcggttttagattttgagatatcatgacaattttcgttttttttaatagaaacaaccactgattactagcttattaaattcgttatttttttctgattacaaaaatatagggtatgaccaatgttgttaaatacccgggtatttatgtTCAAGGAAAAATTCCCtggatatacagggtgtctcagcgagaccggtcattagatgtttctggggttctggcgaaaataaaaatttgagaattcagacttaagtattatcaattacgatctcttcgtctaaaatattttcagatttcttgcacttccggttataccggaagtcgccaccaactttatttttttaaatggaacacctgtatatttttacatatttggatttgtctgttttcaaggtttataaataactttactttttgcaatttgattcggtcgttctcgagttattcgaatttttctagaaaaatctgctccagcagacatttgttcaaaaaatcagaaaacactcgatttttgggatatcaatttagaattgagaacatgcttaagcaacatgatggagtatgttttggtgccgagaactgcggtctagaacgtttgatcactttactatggcacgttaacttttcaaaatttggaaataccataacttcatttttttaaatggcaccccccatattttattttttagtcgtcttcggtgtctcattctacatcttttatatcccatatgacccacacctaatattaatagtttgggagataattagggttttttgaaaaatgcacacatatcatatggatatttagcctagtgtgccatgaaaaacaagccttctcaatgagttcttgtcaaagactcacttgtttacgtcacttgatatatgtgagctaataattatctgttatgtcccttaatattagtattgaaacgagttaaaatcgataacaataacgaaagtaatatttacacaaatcaagaaattcttaatttattttttttgcatgaaaagagcgacaaagttcgtagtatgattcccagatcttctttggcagctcgaattgaggtgttgggactgggctcgaaataagccaaggtattcacctcttccgttgcattatctactacattttttggtcagtttaacacgtgattaattcgtccaaaatgcaaaaaatttgcttctattcctctaaatttaccttttgtcatcggagataaatgtggataattttcattaaacattctgcaagttctactaagaactttgtcgcacttttcatgcacaaaaataaattatggatttcttcatttgtataaacattatttacgttattaatatccattttaactggttttagactcacaagcatcaaacaacctaaattagactttgacgtttatcaataagtcattaaacatttgttttccatggcacactaggttaatatccatatgatatgaccatttttcaaaaaaccctaattatttctcaaagtattaatgttaggcataggacatatggaatataaaagatgtaaaatgagacgccgaagacgactgagtaataaaatatggggggtgccatttaaaaaaatgatgttatggtgcttccaaatttcgaaaagttaacgtatcatagtaaagtgaccaaacgatctagacagccgttctcggcaccaaaatatactccatcatgttgcttaagcatgttctgaatcctaaattgatatctcaaaaattgagtgttctatgattttttgaacaaatgtccgctggagcaaatttttctagaaaaattcgaataactcgagaattgctggttcaaattgcaaaaagtaaagttatttataaaccttcaaaacagacaaattcaaatatgtaaaaatatacagggtgttacatttaaaaaaatagagtagttggcgacttccggtataaccggaagtgctagaaatctgaaaatattttagatgaagagaacgtaattgataatacttaagtctgcattctcaaattttttgtttggttaGAACCCCaaaaacgtctaatgaccagtctcgctgagacacctgtatacccTCCTATATAATATccatccctacacgcagaaacgcttaaatactcttcctctaaacaactttcaacttttatatGATAGGGGGAAAACTATAGTAGTATATCTatcttatcaaaaattttctgctctttctaatggtgtataaccagtgttgttaaatacccggctatttattttcaagggaaaatttcctggatatatactcgaaggtatttacccaagatgggtatttagagaaatttataaaatttgatttaaattgagttggtggcagttttgcaagtaattcaagaatgcagagtccattatcgatacaccaaacttatttataacatttacaagaatgctacaatgacggtaaaattgtaTGAAAGTACTGACCAAATACCCAGCGTGGGGTAAGGCAAGGCGATATAATGTtcaacccaaattgttcatcacagtcctggagAGTACATTTAAATAACTGGATTGAACCCAAAAAGGTataaacattgatggcaaTACCTAAGTAATGGTATTAAtgcgctacgcggacgatatagtttttatttcgGATAGTCTTGGAGAGATGAAACTGATGCTGAACGTATATAGGAGGCGTTGTtgggctaaatatcaacaaaatttaggacaaatcttgttccaaGCTCATTCAGTTTTTGTGcttcattaattcttgttgtttgattcttttctaGTCATATTGCACTTCCATCAAATCCAAGATTCCAAGATCCATGAGATTGTTGATTTCCTATTGAAAATTAAGTAGTTCGTTTAAGatcttattattctttttcttttattcagGTTGTAACCTGTTTTTTACGCATCATTCATGGTGTTTCATTAGAGCTGGAAATCCAACTTCCTGGTCTCCCGGGATCTCTTTCTAGCTAATCTTTGATCTCTTGCTGTCTTAATCAGCCAGGTTTCTTCCATTCTTTGGaagtattcattaaatttttttatttttcccctaGCAAATCTCATGATATCTCCGAATCCACAAAATTCTCTCAATTTTCTTCCTAACTCTATCTCTTCTTGTGTTTTCCATTATTATTCTTAAAGTACTCATCTCAGTTGGTTCGCATCGCAGCCATATATCTTGGCCATGAGGTTTGTATATCgagagataataatcaaacaagcgaactaaacagaaggatgATACTTGCATGGGCAGCCTACaggaaacttagagacatcttcatgGGCGATATTCctgtatatttgaaaagaaaagctttcaatcaatgcgtgcTTCCTCCTTTGGTTATGACATACGgttccgaaactttaacaCTAACGGTGGCCATTACCGGGAGGCTCACATACGTGGTGGTCCCTCAGGaccacatacgaaatgaagacctacgaagaaaaactggcgtaaatgatgcGGTGAACATTGCAGCAAAGCTCAAGTGGAACTGGGCGGATCATCGTCGCAAGAATGAAGACTGAGCAGTGGTTACCTGATTATAATACGTTTTCGAtcgttgacaattcctcgtcttcaacgCCCATTTCATCATgttctctatatttttgtCCGAATCTGTTATAGTTTTacttgtatcacttttatatgtactgtttgggtatttaccctgggccggggtaaatacccattttataaatacctactcgccgggtatttacccagcgcccatcactgggtatgacaggtctatttcttactgttttagaataaagctaaaaataaatgttttttagtgttgtcaaagaaattaaatttacagtttcctgtaaattaaaaagacatttctgatatttgaaacaaatacatttgttggactatttaatttatatttgttttacacaaaaattggaatagattgcattatttcacattttttcaaaccgcggtactttgttaatctagggactttatatatatataaagtatatatatgtatatatatatatgaagCGGTTCATGAAGCCTGTTtccgagccaaaatggcggtttgactgggtttgacagcttgtcactgcatctcaccacttatttttttatatttcccgcttgactttcAAGCCAAAATGGCGTCAAAACTACCGccccgtaatttacaggaaactgtaaatttaatttctttgatgacactaaaaaaaagttatttttagctttattctaaaacaataagaaatagacctatctaacgatctaaccccatatttttgtaatcaaaagaaaaataacgaatttaataagcgaataatcagtggttgtttccatttaaaaaaacgaaaaatgtgatatctcaaaatctaaaaccaaaaaaatttttttgaccacgtcatcaaattttccgtaaaaaagtgtccatataatgtcttagttataatactccacctataataataaccaagataattgcacttgctggtttcacgatattttgaattttggcctctagcgggaaaacaaaagacgcattagcagtttctcgaaaaacgagatcattacatgtaagctactttttttctaactcttatggtttccgagttagcctattcggacatcgaatttgaaccatcctgtacaacttagtatagaggtaagttactttaaatcatcttaatttattgtcctctacatgtccctgctctgtgtcggttcttatgtaaATTATCCTGTATATTGAGTAAGACTTTTCCGCATTTTCTGTTATAGATAAAAGACACCtttataaaaacattctaatgTAATATCAATTTAATGATATTACAAGCATAGTAAACTGCTTAtgtgtatttatttaatcaacaaataaatcaTCTGGCTGGAAAGGGTTAAGATACTGATTTTTGACatgatataacctcaaaaaatgaaaatatgtaaaaaaaaatagattactAAATTAAGATAAGCATAAAATCTTaaacaaacattaaaaattattcacaCTGAAAGTATCccaaattttcatttcattcttaaaaatatttttcatcatcctaaattgataaaaaaatcttttgatcCCAATCTAAATTATCTCACttgaaatttgttgtaaattgAAGGACATTTTTCAATCTTAAATTAACTCACCTGATGATTAAAAatagtattaataatattgGAATCTTGTACAAACGATTGAACATCTTGATGCCAAAAATTTGCGGGAGATAAAACCAAACAACTGTACTCGGGTAGTACCCCATTTTGTTCctctttaacttttttaacgGACTCGACGTGTAAACAAACATGTCCCAATGTTCGcaaactaattaatattaaaaaattatgaaataatcaaattaaattaaagattgtAACTTACCTTTCatcattttgataatttctcactgtttctaataatttaaacGATTCATATAAAGGTGCCCTAAATGCATCGGTCAAAACAAGCTCATCAGCCCATGGAACAACAGCAATTCTTAAGATAACTTGTTGGACATAACACCAAGGTGGTTCAGGTGGTTGACCACTGGTGTAATTTGGTGAAGTTTGCCATAAACCAACTGGTAAACTTCCCGGTAATGGGAAATTGATTAAAGGATaactacaaaataaaaaattaattcataggaattaacataacctaaaaaaaaatacttacgaACATAATAAAGCTATAGTTATCGCAAAAGTAAGAATGAAAACTGGATATGAGATACAAAATAATCCATAAGTATAAAAGATTTGACCGATTCTTTCCTGTAATCCAGTCGATTTAGGCGAACCCCGATTAGGGGGTCTATCTTCATTAGCGTTCATTTAACAtatgtttgattttaattaaaacacttGTCTCAAAACATTTCAATCGAGAAAGAAAAGAACCGCGTTAGTTCACCtgtaaag contains the following coding sequences:
- the SCA gene encoding sterol regulatory element-binding protein cleavage-activating protein produces the protein MNANEDRPPNRGSPKSTGLQERIGQIFYTYGLFCISYPVFILTFAITIALLCSYPLINFPLPGSLPVGLWQTSPNYTSGQPPEPPWCYVQQVILRIAVVPWADELVLTDAFRAPLYESFKLLETVRNYQNDESLRTLGHVCLHVESVKKVKEEQNGVLPEYSCLVLSPANFWHQDVQSFVQDSNIINTIFNHQTLQKGKSSLADMLFGMHLSDTGIKRYPLRNRRRILQYAITLFLKEYDETYVTGLRSKLQLNYPLHQNLNQSITSDININSTFIIQYPGDVNFYEYLPFVVALFLVFFYYYYSVRKMEVIKSRLGMAFSVIVTVQTSISMTFGLCFFFGLTLSSMAKQIFPYLVIIVGVENVLVLTKSVVSTPEHLDIKIRIAQGLSKEGWSITKNLLLEITILTIGLFTFIPFIQEFCIFGIVALISDFFLQMLFFSTILGIDTRRMESSSEKTDFRNNLYQNSFEKTALNNIAPVKGLIRSKSHPRLNVHHANVVHNYEKKIPKRVRLVNIWARTRFFQRSFMILMIAWISMILYNSGLMKYYFMDITENNGVKDQKNSTPINFNPLIKSRNASFLKESIAQHSLSYLLNNTEELQKLLHSEYSPWLKLSTQHWSSILLKYNVSLSGKHIAILPPITISHAIPPERALLLRNPKEKNQKFEWNSLAAALDPIDFSEGASNLNNLPQSERPLYPTSPMEIFLITILAIISITVLAYIVVVLYKTVCSRNYAEWRTSWTKEKTDEAADVPVMLEVVPIVLKGHLQEVECLATDGTSVVSSCLGGQLKVWDSVTGELQSTIDRNFFFRKQRSNTIEDCDDNNISDYESSSPPSRESSLLQFPSLKDKICLNFSNALYKRVSDNQSERFDFGEDYRLLYSERPQNFQSHNKALSWLRQTEQYRDEDTSLSCENLIQIDEKNEKNAVFIKKYKFSPIWCMDFLDNLVVIGCADGRLEFWEGTTGKFKYIYEDDSENGGVTSVKMIGSRVIAARLHGTIDFLQLQSYNQGRAIDWNFSCAYRRTHIRTGSTGSISDAKNVIQISENAKEDMRCFKVLCAKAHQQPITCLDCEGGRILTGSQDHTLKVFRLEDGTPLYTLHGHCGPITCLFIDRVSPGTSGSGSQDGMLCIWDLLTGTCMFSIQAHDGSVTSLTYSASYVISLGTDERICVWERFQGHLLNTIYVQNSFTSQVQMLSPHLVVTARSSSLVIYDVRTTEVIRHIVLGRSPLVLVNNLLMLRDSVVCDYANQLRIVRFPIITRKYD